The DNA sequence GCAGACCCGGGCAGAGTCCGTTCCACAGCCTACACCTGCCCAGGGAGTGGGCAGCCGGATGCCAGGCTGGATGAAGTAGAGAAGGCAATGGCAGGCAATGGTGCTAGCCTCTGAGGTGTCGAGCAGGTGCCTCTCACCGCTCACCTCTCACACAATGCCATCAAACCCCTGCAAGCCACACTTCTTGCCAGCCACCTGGCACCCGAATctcagggcctcctgcatgctgtTTCCTGGAGAAGGGCCAAATAGCAGGCTCAGCTTGGTGTTTGGGATCGTGACCAGGCGCAGTCCTGCCCTGATCCCATGGTGATGGACTCACCCTTCGAGAGGCTGAAGATGACAGAGGCATTGAAGGTGTCTCCAGCCCCGAGAGTGTCTACTACTTGGGGTGGTGGGAAGGCATCCGAGTGAAGCAGCTGACCATCCGGGCCCAGGGCATCGGCACCCTCCTCAGCCCAGGCACAGACAAGCGTAGCCCTGTAAGACTCACACAGATTGGCTCTAGTTATCCCCCAGACCCCTCAGACCCTTTCTTGGCTTCCCAACTCACCCTTTCTTCACTCGACTGTACAAGCCCCTCAGGGCCTCCACCGCTGACTGGAACCCCAGGTGCTTGGCCACATCTTTGCTGACAAACACCTGTAGGCAGTGAAAGAGGCTGGTAGCCACCTCTAACTTCTACTCGCTACCAACAACCTGGTGTTGACTCTGGGTTATAGCACAACTCCTCCAACTCAGTCATGTAAGTCCCCAGCATGGCTTCTTGCTGTCCCACAGGTACACATTTTATGTTTGCTTAAGTTGTGCCAAATACAGTCTTGGGAACTGTGACACCGTGGCCCTGGTATTTCCATCCTCGCATAAGGGAATTCAAAACCCAGAAAGAGCCTAGTGCGCCATCTTGAGGTGAAATCAAGCCAGGCTGACTCTCAAGAGCAAGCTTTGTTTCATCTGCTCCCCACACAGCCAAGCCCTGCAGAGTGAGCTCATCTGCAAAAAAACGAGGCTCTCTTCACAGTGGCTTCAAGACAGAGTCTTTAGAATAGTGCTGAGGGAATGGGGATCAGCCTGCCCTATTTCTGAATTGGGCACTAAGGCCAACAAACTGCATCTGGACAGTGTCCAACCAGCTTTAGCTGGGATACCCTTTACACACTGGCCTGTCTACATTTTCCTTGTACGaatctccttcccaccctcctctcATTGCTACTGGCCCTCACAACATTCCATCTAAGTGGGGAAAACTGGTGGCTCGGCGAACAGTCATTCCTTCTTTTGCAGAGGGAAAGACAAGCAAGGGGATGCCAATAGCCCTGTCCACCATACTCATGTATATTTACCTGAGCAGGAAAAATCTACTTCTGGGCCATCTCCAGCCTCCCACTGTGGTCTTCTGGTCGCTGTTAGGCTGTCACTAGGAGGCTGGTGGGCAGGACCAGGATCCTCTCTAGCTCTAAGAATTCAATTAGCTAGAGATAGGCAAGAGGAGCTGCAGGACACTTACCACCTCTCCATAGCTAAACAGCTGGAAGAGCTCCTCCCGGGGCTTCTCTATCTCCACCGACACCCGGATCTTCTGTGGCAGAGGCTGTTTAGCATTGTGCTCCTCTATCCGCTGCAGCATCTTCACCTGTTCTGATGCATTCCGGCCCTGGGGCAGGACAGGGCAGCTCAGAGCCCAGCTGATAAAGAGTTCACTCCTTCCTGCCTGATGGACTTctgggtgagcagggagaggggttgggggaagctGGGCTGGAGCGCCATCGCAGCTACATAATTCTAGGACTGTCATGGACCTTGGAGACCTTACTGGCCAAATTTTTCATCTCCCAAATGAGACTGAAGAAAGTATAAAAGATGCTGGACATACATGCCTGTGAAcaaagcacttgagaggctgaagcgGGAAGATTGTGAATTCTGGGCTAACCAGGgctacaaaataaaacactagAAAGGTGGTGGGctgaaaaagaagcaagaaagaaaaagactaggtgtggtggcacactcctttaatcccagaacttggaagattGAGTCagtcagatttctgtgagttcaaggccagcctggtctacattgtcagaccctgtgtcaaacaaagaagcaagcaagcaaacaaacaaaacacacagagagcaaGAATGAGacaaaaagggaggagagagggaggaggtgagacagggaaggagaggggaagtgaAGAGGAGATGGAGATAGGAGAGGGAGACAACCTGAAGACCAACGTTAAGTCAAATGATGAGACAAGGACTGGAAGCCTGGACTTCTCAAGGCTTCCTCTCATCTTGATCCCAAAACTTCACCCTTGGAAGGAAAGTTCTAATTCTCTCCAGgccctctccttcctgtttcctgaggAGTAAAAGAAGTCAGCCAAGGCAGAAACCAGGAGGGAGGTAGCCTAACACAATAATGGGGTATTCTGCCCAGTGCTGTCTGTGACTGTATGCCCctgtatctctctatctctctgggCCCCAGTTTCCTCATAGGAatggagaggggtgggggagggctatTTAGTATCCCTATCATATTTCATGGTTTAAAGAAATTACAGAAGAGACTGACCATGCAGAAGGGCCTGACAGGCTAAGCCCCTAGAAACACGGGTAAGGAAGGGCTTGCCTCAATGTGGATCCACTTGAACCGGGTCAGATCGACCTTCTCAAAGTCCTTAGCAGACACATCTGGCAGGTTCCTACATCacaagacaggaaggaaaaaaaggaggtcAGCCAGTGCCAGGTTCTCTGACAGCTAGGGACCCTGTAGCGATACCAGCAGCATGGCAGGAAGCTGGGAAGCACAGAACTATAAGCCCCTAGGGTGAGATGAGCCTTGTCCCACTTTGCATAGttgtccttttttgttgttggtggtgtgtgtctgtgttaacATTATCTAAGGACAAACACAACTACAACATGTGACAAGAGGCCAGCCCCGTGTTCCTTGGAAACCAcatcctccagaatgcactaaGAATGCATGAGACTACACTTCCCATGCATTCGCTGGGAGCACACAGCTCCCAGCATGCAATGGCCCCGCGAACTACAAAGCTTTAGTAACAGTCTCTTAGTTGGGAGCTTGCTACTGACAGAACACCATTCCCTGTGTCAGACTCCCCACTTCATTCCTTAGGTCAGAACTGGCACTCTGAGGGAGAGTTTTTTGTTTGA is a window from the Mastomys coucha isolate ucsf_1 unplaced genomic scaffold, UCSF_Mcou_1 pScaffold6, whole genome shotgun sequence genome containing:
- the Khk gene encoding ketohexokinase isoform X1, which codes for MEEKQILCVGLVVLDIINVVDKYPEEDTDRRCLSQRWQRGGNASNSCTVLSLLGARCAFMGSLAPGHVADFVLDDLCRHSVDLRYAVLQTEGSIPTSTVIINQASGSRTILHAYRNLPDVSAKDFEKVDLTRFKWIHIEGRNASEQVKMLQRIEEHNAKQPLPQKIRVSVEIEKPREELFQLFSYGEVVFVSKDVAKHLGFQSAVEALRGLYSRVKKGATLVCAWAEEGADALGPDGQLLHSDAFPPPQVVDTLGAGDTFNASVIFSLSKGNSMQEALRFGCQVAGKKCGLQGFDGIV
- the Khk gene encoding ketohexokinase isoform X2 → MEEKQILCVGLVVLDIINVVDKYPEEDTDRRCLSQRWQRGGNASNSCTVLSLLGARCAFMGSLAPGHVAENLPDVSAKDFEKVDLTRFKWIHIEGRNASEQVKMLQRIEEHNAKQPLPQKIRVSVEIEKPREELFQLFSYGEVVFVSKDVAKHLGFQSAVEALRGLYSRVKKGATLVCAWAEEGADALGPDGQLLHSDAFPPPQVVDTLGAGDTFNASVIFSLSKGNSMQEALRFGCQVAGKKCGLQGFDGIV
- the Khk gene encoding ketohexokinase isoform X3, whose translation is MEEKQILCVGLVVLDIINVVDKYPEEDTDRRCLSQRWQRGGNASNSCTVLSLLGARCAFMGSLAPGHVADFVLDDLCRHSVDLRYAVLQTEGSIPTSTVIINQASGSRTILHAYSFLVADFRRRGVDVSQVAWQSQGDTPCSCCIVNSSNGSRTIILYDTNLPDVSAKDFEKVDLTRFKWIHIEGRNASEQVKMLQRIEEHNAKQPLPQKIRVSVEIEKPREELFQLFSYGEVVFVSKDVAKHLGFQSAVEALRGLYSRVKKGATLVCAWAEEGADALGPDGQLLHSDAFPPPQVVDTLGAGDTFNASVIFSLSKGNSMQEALRFGCQVAGKKCGLQGFDGIV